In the genome of Thunnus thynnus chromosome 6, fThuThy2.1, whole genome shotgun sequence, the window CTGCTACCTCACCTGTCAGGTTAAAACTTCAGggctgtaaatgttttatgactGAAAAACGCGCCAGTATACTAAACAGCACCATGGAGTCGCCTGTGAAGGATTCCTCCGTCAGACCGGGTTTTCAGAGAGTGGAGATCCAGAAAACGACATGGGACGTCCCGGAGAGATACACTGCGCTGCGGTCGGTCGGCTCCGGTGCTTACGGGACAGTTTGGTGAGTTTACCCGGGCAGGGCATCTGGTATACTGGGGAAGAAAGTGCGGCAGAGTTTGTGTCAGTTGTTTGTCCAGCAAAATGCAAGGTAAGGTTTGTGCCTTTTTCTTTAATAATCctataaaacatttgtaatcCTGTTACCGGGACGGAAGTGTAGCCTATAATTAACCGTGGAACTGccataaaatattcaacatAGAAACAAAAAATTATGACAGTATAGGATGTATTTGTTCCCTGTTTTATACTGATGGTGAATCCCAGTTTAGGGTAAAACTGCCCCTTAGGCTATGAGTATTTTCatgtaataaaacacattaaggCTTAGCCTATATAATGTAAATTATCCACCTCTAACATATTGATAAAGCAGTAGTAGGCTAACACTgataaacatgataaaaatgaCTAGGTGtgttgtaatatttatttttcattcatttcatttacatttcatttcaacattGCTCAATGTTCAAAGGTGCTCACCATCAATATTTAAATGCTTTGCATCACAAATGATTTTCTATAGGCTGTCTAGATTCATGTAGGCCTTAAATCTGCATTCCACCTTCAGACTATGCTGCATGCCGTCCAAGAGGCCTAGATTACTCTGACATCTGCTAACAGAAGCACTATTGTCCGCCTGAGGCAAGTCAACAAGTCAATGCAGGTCCTCCGATACGACAAGAATCTTCTCCACCAACATAGAGCAACCCCCGCCTACAGGAACACAAGATATCTAATGATAAGCCActgactgacagtgactgaCTGACATGAGCTTATTACAGTTTTAATGGTATTTGGTCAGTATATAGTTAGATGTTGGCCAACAGAGGGGACATCGACCCTGAGCAAGTTGGATTTCCTTTCTATAAGAACAGCAGGAATTTTAGTAAACAAATCCAATCCACCAGTGCACCACCACAATGTGTCTTTTCACTTTacaaactcaaacaaaaacTCCAAATAATCCTTAACAAATTATTCTCAATGTACTGCAAAGTCTCAATGCGGAAcacatattatatacagtattacacGATTACAACAGTGCTGAAACAATATATAGATTAATCTATCAGTCAACTGTCAGAAACATAATTTGCCAaactaaacaattaactgattaacagaaaaaaagtaactATATGAGCCATTTCATAAGCACATCGATCAGCCTGCTGTGGGTCTTGTCTCTGATACTGGGTGTGTTCCCACTTATGAAGCTCCGCCATGGACCAGAAGACCAAGGAGAAGGTGGCCATCAAGAAGTTGTATCGGCCCTTCCAGTCCCTCATTCACGCCAAACGGGCCTACAGGGAACTCAGGCTGCTTCGCCACATACAGCATGAAAATGTAAGACCTTGAGTAAAGGATCCAGTCTATTTGTTCAACCCTTATTCAACCAGGCAGGTAAAGCATCAACTAAAGAAAAAGATCTTAATGTGTTATAAATTACAATAACTGACTCTCTTATATAAAGTCACCACTATCAAAGTGGCTCAGTAAACTAAGATCTGTGCTAGCTGGTGTAGGTTTAATCTTGCTCacagttttccatttttcttctccctctttaAAGAAAAGTAGATTTTGAGGATAAGCAAACTTTGTTGACCGTTCAACAAAAGCCCATAATCTTATCCATGCTCCTGGCCAAGCTAGGAGTGTTGTGTATTGTTTGAACCCTCATGGTTTAGTATTTTCGGTGGAAACCTTTGAAGAACTACACACACTTACATCACCCTCTAACTCCTATTTCTTGGCTAATCTTTGCAAGGCACTGAATTCAATGAGATCCAACATTAAATGAAAGTGTGCCATTTGGAGACATATCAACAAAAGCTTTGTAATCTCTTTTATATCTTATATCTTTATATCTGTTGTtgctttctgttttatttagaaTAAATAGAGGAACTGGCTTTTTTTTAGCATGAGCTCAAACTTCATTATCAGAAAATCCAAGGACAATAATGGACGCATGATCTGATATAGATATGATCTCTGTCTGATGACTGTGTAGCACCAAAGAGGCTGACTGTACTTTAGAAACAGAGTTGCAGGACCCacagaaacatgacttttaCACCACAGGTCACTCCAGGGTTATGCAGTGTCAATTTGCGCTCCATGTGACCTCTTTAGAaatgtagagtgtgtgtgtaagtgtttcTGTGTATTAACAGACAAACTGAGACAAATATTTTGGGTTAACCACGGTCTTTGCCACATGTTTCCTTAAAGGTGATTTGCCTCCTTGACGTCTTCACACCTGATTCCTCGCCGGAAAAATTCCAAACCTTGTGAGTTGAGAGTCAGGAACCACATTCTTCTGCTAGCTGTTGCAGCTTGTTGAGACCCTGTGTGCTCCTGTGTGCAAGAGCAAGcttattcatgtttgttttggctGCTTTTTGCAGTTGTATTTCATCACCATAGCAACAAGGACTTTTATGGATTATTGTAGTCATCCACAGTATTTAGACCTAAACTTTATAGTATATTTCTTaactatttatatatttttgtttatcttctctctcttgctgtttctctctcttgctcttctTCTCTAGTTATATGGTAATGCCGTTCGTAGCCCAGGATCTAGGCCACATTATGAAAAAGCGGAGATTAACTGATCGCATCATCACATACCTGTTCTACCAGCTTCTAAGAGGACTCAAGGtaagtgtgtatttatttacttgacTGTAACATGACAGGATGTTTTATTTGAAGCCCATAATGCCActgacataaaacatttgctggaAATACtaagatacattttttaaaccGATGTGTAGGCCTGGTATATAATAAAACTAGAAAAGGTCAtattttctgagaaaaaaaattgaagtgTGCTCGCAGCTAAAGATTTGcagttgaaacatttgaaatagtTGAAATACAGGAAGAAGTGGCAGTCGAAATACAAATAGTGAAAGAAGTTGAAGTGGCAGTTAAAATGGAAATGCTAAAAGAAGCTGAAGTTTCAGTTTAAGTATAAGCACTGAATGAAGTTGAAGTGTTAATTTAAGGGTTAGTGCCAAGTGAAGTTGAAGTATCAGCTGAAGTGAAAATGCTGAAATTAGTTGAAGATTGAGAGGAATTTAAATTGTCAAAGTGTGATAGATTGAGTTGGAAGTGTAAGCTGAAGTGTAATCACTAAGAGCAGACAAAGCAACTGAAATGTCAGTTGAAGAGTACGAGATGAAAGCAGCAGAAATAGTTCCCAGAGATAACTGAAGCGTTTGCACTCAAAATAATTGAAGTGTCAGTTGGTATGTAAGCAGCGACAGCAGTTAAAATGTCAGTTGCATGAGCATTAAATGTGTCAATTAAAAGTTTAGtttcattattgtgttttaaattaaataattaacgTGTTATTTCATAGAATTTCCAAATGGATTAGcaaaaggatttttaaaataaataaatataaaaaatatagattattgCTGCTTTAACTTCTCTCATGCAGTCAATCTGCCAGACAGAGGGAGCTCTCAGTGGCAGGATGTTTTGAAATGATATAATTTAACTGTGAATTGAATCAACTGATTCTTATTGAAGCaatttaaataagaaaaaaaaatgtatcaaatgttttattttgaacacTGAGAAAAGTCTTTAAGTATTCTGCTGACAAACTGCTGGATGCACAATATTAGATCATATCAATTCATTATCAAAGGAATTAGAAGTAAACAGCATGGCAGAGCAATGTGTCAGCATATCAAATGTAATGCTTTCAATGTAGGAACTATGAGTGCCGTTAATGGACAGAAGGTAAAATGTGGACGTTTGACTGCTTTACCCTTTATGCCTTGCCACTCAATGCTAGTCAATGTTTAACCGAGAGTGCTCAGTGGAAACAAAAGGTAAAGCACGttttaaaatggaaacaaaaatacTTTCTCCTAAATGTCCCTTTGTCTTTGAAGTCAGCTTCCTCCTTATCTTTGTGTGATTGTCATCTGTAAGTGCTCCTCTGTGCTGTGAGATCAATGCAGATTTGCTCTATGGGCtggaaaatacacaaaacacaacccTCACAATTAGCTGCGGGTGGAGACTTTGTGGTGAATGTGAtaatactgtttttttaaaatgcacgTACCATGAAGTTAACAGCAGGCCATAAGCCTCTCAGAGCATGTGGGTCAGCCCACTCTGATAAACAAACATTATTCTGCATGCTGTTTTATACTCTGTGTTTCAAtctctgttttccttctttacagtatattcattcTGCAGGGATCATTCATCGGGTTGGTATTTGAACATTTCATAACACATCACTTACTGCAGCCTTTGTGTATCACTCATAATCAGTATGTGTTTACTTCAGCAGTGCACTTAAAGGAATGGTTCGCATTCATAGTTCATATCTGTCCACTAAATTTGAAGCtacagcagctggttagcttagcttagcataaagactggaaacagggggtaacagctagcctggcccaaaagtaacaaaatcctcctaccagcacctctaaacctcactaattaacatgttatatcttgtttggcTAGGTGTAGTAACTTCCTTGAGTCTCCACTTGCTGCCTGGTAACCTCACTGTGACAAAGAAGTCACTGTGTCTTTCCAGGAAAGAATTCCACATACATTGCCCCCCATAAAACCAGATTTTTCTACAGATTACACTATCTGTAGAACTATCCATCGGCTGACTGTTTgtatgacatgacatgacatgagaGTTGTAGTgctcttctcatctaactctcagcaagaagtcaaataaacacatttcccaaaaaATGTCTAACTTTTTCATAGTGTATTTACTACAAGTCATGAAGAAACTTCTTGTGGTTTGGTTTTAGGATCTGAAGCCTGGTAACCTTGCTGTGAACGAGAACTGTGAATTAAAGGtacgttttaaaaaaaaaaaatcaaaaccaaaaatgatgATTAGTTTCACCTTTACATTTGATTAATTCACCTTTTATCCATGACTTAACAATGCTCAACACAGCTAACATTACAAGTGTGTAGACATacagaaaatgcaacaaaagaaTCTTGAAAAATTGATTATGGCTAAAATAGACATCATTTCATCTTCTCAGTGGTGAGCCTAACTGTAACTATTCTCAGATCCTGGACTTTGGCTTggcaagacagacagagagtgaaaTGACTGGTTATGTTGTGACACGCTGGTACAGAGCACCAGAGGTCATATTCAACTGGATGcactacagtcagacaggtaaGATTATTACCTGCTGCCTTTAATACAAAtagtcattttcatttgttacaaATATAACAGCATATTGCAGTATGCtatgacaaaatattacatttttgttattaaaattctctctctgttcccctCCCTCACAGTGGACGTTTGGTCAGCCGCCTGTATCCTGGCTGAGATGATTACTGGCAAGGTTCTTTTCCCTGGACATGACAGTATCCTCACACATCCTGCACACTGTACTGTAATAAAACTGTGTAGGCTTAGTTACAGTAGCCAGAAACTCATACTGAACCTGgcctttttaatgtttaaaataaagaattCTTGAAAACACGTGCAGCGTTGTAAGGCTTAAAGGTGCACTCCGTTGATTTTACACATAGTCAGTTCACTTGTCATTTGtcagcctgtgaaaactgttGTATAATATCTTCTGTGGCTCTTGAGGGAGCTTTTTAAAATCTAGGAAAACTACCCTGATGATTATTAAAGCCTGTTAAAGCCatgttgagttgcattatgggaaatgtaggatccataTTTTTGGGGCTTGACCCATACTA includes:
- the zgc:171775 gene encoding STKc_p38 domain-containing protein, producing MTEKRASILNSTMESPVKDSSVRPGFQRVEIQKTTWDVPERYTALRSVGSGAYGTVCSAMDQKTKEKVAIKKLYRPFQSLIHAKRAYRELRLLRHIQHENVICLLDVFTPDSSPEKFQTFYMVMPFVAQDLGHIMKKRRLTDRIITYLFYQLLRGLKYIHSAGIIHRDLKPGNLAVNENCELKILDFGLARQTESEMTGYVVTRWYRAPEVIFNWMHYSQTVDVWSAACILAEMITGKVLFPGHDSIDQLKKILRLTGTPDSSLVQKMQSKDAQSYVQGLPPQKKKNFKEVFPSMDEKAVDLLEGMLLLDPETRLTAKQGLSQPFLAEYHEPESEPDSEPYDDSFESMELAVGEWKSLIHMEIMTFDPDNPSQTAM